In a single window of the Anaerolineae bacterium genome:
- a CDS encoding PDZ domain-containing protein: AHLAGIKQGDVVMKVDGEDVTTLSVYDVVKRIRGAKGTEVVLTIFRPDLNETREFAIIRDVINPDTATYVCGTEPIRGFGKVWREHPEVHDPLGCPFTNFRRDEHATRAAVQTFEHGWMLWLETDTVANVDPIYVFFEDDGTFLRYGDRKLVDAHGYAPTPAGFYKVGDRFAKVYWEEIGEAGRQRLGYATNEARDSLGAFQEFQNGRMFWAGEADTIYVIYRGYMDLDGDGRTSWTQAWTSFEDTFEADPAE, encoded by the coding sequence GCTCACCTGGCCGGGATAAAACAGGGCGACGTGGTAATGAAGGTAGATGGTGAAGACGTGACCACTTTATCCGTATACGACGTTGTGAAACGAATTCGCGGGGCCAAAGGCACCGAGGTGGTTTTGACCATTTTCCGCCCCGACCTCAATGAAACCCGGGAATTTGCCATCATCCGCGACGTGATCAACCCCGACACCGCCACCTACGTGTGCGGCACCGAACCCATCCGCGGCTTTGGCAAAGTGTGGCGCGAGCATCCCGAAGTGCACGACCCGCTGGGCTGCCCCTTTACCAATTTCAGAAGAGACGAACACGCCACCCGCGCCGCCGTGCAAACCTTTGAACACGGTTGGATGCTCTGGCTGGAAACCGATACCGTCGCCAACGTTGACCCCATCTACGTGTTCTTTGAGGACGATGGCACGTTCTTGCGCTATGGCGACCGCAAGCTGGTTGACGCTCACGGCTATGCGCCTACCCCCGCCGGTTTTTATAAAGTGGGCGATCGTTTTGCCAAAGTATACTGGGAAGAGATTGGTGAGGCTGGCCGACAACGGTTGGGCTACGCCACCAACGAAGCCAGAGACAGCCTGGGCGCGTTCCAGGAATTCCAAAACGGCCGCATGTTCTGGGCCGGTGAGGCCGATACCATTTACGTGATCTATCGCGGTTATATGGACCTGGATGGCGATGGCCGCACTTCCTGGACCCAGGCCTGGACCAGTTTTGAGGATACCTTTGAAGCAGACCCCGCCGAATGA